The genomic region GCTGGGTGCACATCCTGTGAGGCCCCGTGCTCAGCCGGGGCAGCTGCCTGGCAGCCTTCCTTCCGTCGTCCATGCTGCGGGAGAAGAGGCTCGGGCGGAGCCCAGCACAAGAGCATCACAGCTCAGAGAGCACCGTCACATGACGCACACAGTAATTGTGGGAAGGTGCGCCGTGCGGCcctctcctacacacacacaccggcaCACACGCCCACACGTTCAGGAGAGCTGACACGTGTCACTACCACACTCCAGGCATCCCCTCAAATTGCCTGgtttcctctctgggcctcatgtTCCTCAGCAGCAAACACCTGGTCCTACCACACTCCAGGCATCCCTTCAAATTGCCCCTTTCCCATCCACACTTGGAATTCCATTTCCTGCCTCCATTCAACTCTAAATCTGGCCTTGGAAGTGGGGCCAGGAGCACAGGGACACAGAGCATGAGTGTTTCCTGGGCCATGGGTGCCCTGGCACAGGCAAGCTAGTATGAGCAGACAACCAAGGTGTGtgagcagccagggctgctgctgagaggaCCCTAAGCTCGGCAGCGAACGTGTCAGGTTGTGCAGAGTCAGCTACCGCTAAGTACTTCCTACTGGAGGAAGGAGTACTTTTTCCTATCTGCACATGGGTGACTGCCACTTAGTTCCTAGCATTTCTCCTGTAGCTCCTGTTCTGGCCTCATCTCCAAGTGGCCCCATTGCCACCTCTCTTTCTCCATTATGGATTCCTccctgttccctccctccctgcctatGGTCCTCTccattctctttttattcttccaACTCTTGGCCTTCTCTCTTTCAGACTTGGAGAGGTACTTCCGGGGTCTGGGCCCCCCACCCAAGTTCCAGGTGACACTGAATTTCTTGGAGGAGGACCCTGACCCCAGCCACACCCCACAGAGTCTTATCTCAGTTCAGGTGAGTCCAGGGCAGGGTGAGAATAGCTGCCTGTGTAGGTGAGGAGGTCCAGGAGAagggccctggggtgggcaggggtaGTGGCCGCTCTGCTGTGTTCATGATGCCCTCTTCCCACCTCTTCTGGCACAGATGGAGCAGGCCTTTGCTCGGCATTTACTGGCAGAGTGTCCAGAGGACCAGACAGCCGCTCTGACCCTGGTGCAGAGCCTGGAAAACctaccttcctcccctctgctctgTTCTTCCTATTTTCTCTGAAAGAGACTCATTCTCCACACTGTGGACCTGCCTCCCTCGGTGAGAATTTTAGTGGTTGTCTGTGATGGTTCCGTCCTTCAGCTACTCATGGTGCCTGGCTGGTTTTTAgccgttttttgtttgtttgttttaatttttgagataTACCCTCTTTTATCTCTGAGGAACTGAACTGGGAAAGTCTAAATGGTGTGAATTCAGGGAGACCATTTCCTCTTCCCCCAACCCTAAAGCCAagcactttatattttctttttaaatcttcactaaggatttaaaataaagttttattgaaaaaggAATCCGGATCTGATTTGTTTGGAGGATAAGGTCGCAGGGGTCACGGAGATGACCGAGATGTAACTTGCGAGGAGGGCACTTGGGTTTTCTTCCCGCCGACATCCCTGggcccctttcctcccccccacccacaggtTGTCAGGGGAGCAGTCTGAGCACTGCGGGTTTGCAGCCTGGCTCTGTACCTTCTACCCAGGattagggtcagggtcagcccCCCAAAGGGACACTGAGTTTACAGCCACTATAGCCACCAGCTTTACACGAGAAGATCCTGGGCTCCATAGTTCTTCACTAGAGCCGTCTGATTTGGGCCTTACAACAGGCCTAGAGTTGGACTCTAGACTGGAGGTCTGAATGAACAGGAGAACTTGAAGACCTGACACTATGGCCTGAGGCCTTGGGGCCTGCTGGGAGGGGAAATCAGAGGGAGGAGTTGCTGAACCTTCTGTGCGTAGGGCAGACCAGGCCCTGGTGCCTCTTCTCCCAGCACATGATGCACTGTCACCCCACTACTGAAGGTACTCCCAAACTGGCTTCCTCACTCCACCTGAGTCCACAAAAGGCAGTCTGGCCAAGACTGCTGTGTCACCAACACTGTTCACAGATTTGAGGGGTCCAAATAAGCTGACAATCCTTTCCCTCACCCCATGTTTATTTGCCATCAAActggacatttttttcttcacaagATCACTTGTCATCCTTCTTCCCTGTGTATAATCAATTCCAGCAGAATAGTTCAGACCTAAATCACCACTTCCTGATGGCCATGGCCTCCAGCTTCCCCCTTCCAGCACACGACACTAGATTAGAGAAGGGGCCAGCAGACCAGATTCCTTCCTGTCATGTCACTCATAAGCCTTCAGGGCTCATGTAGCgcctatgtcagtggtcggcaaactgcggctcttgagccacatgcggctcgcgagctgcggtttgctgctctgttgactaatgagtttgccgaccactgccttaggaaaaaacacttaaaaaacattttaataatgtactaatgtctttaacctgaagtcaaaacttctgggtaagggtaatgccttacgcagtggtcggcaaactcattagtcaacagagcggcaaaccgcggcttgcgagccgcatgtggctcaagagccgcagtttgccgaccactggcctatgtgATCAAATCTAGAACCTTGAGGATCTTGCTGGCTCACTGGACAAACGTGAGTGCTGCTTTTGAGTTTTTCTACCTCCTCAGGCCTTCCTTCTCTTCAGTCTTTTCCATCCTCCTCCAGGCATTGAAGAAATCAGGTACTGAGTGCACAGGTGCACAAGCCCTGTTGTGCCCTCAATTTGCTGAATTCCCTCCTGGACCTTTGTACCTGCTACCTCCTTGATTTCCATTTTCTCTCGTACCCCACATCCAACCCATCAGCGAGCCCTGACGTGATTCCTTCAAAAGCTGCCCAACTGCTGCTCTTTGCTTTCACCACCAACCCTTGGGAACAAGTCACCGTTATCTCATACACTTCTTCCGGTTCCTTCCACATCTTCTTTCCTGCTTTTACTCTTGTCCACCCTCAGCCTGTTCTCAACACAAAAGTCTGGTTATGTTACTCCTCTGTTCAAAACCCTCCATCGGCTCTCAACTCGGGTTAAAAGCCCAAACCCTTACCATGGCCTCCACAGTCCTTGTGATGTGGCCGCTCTCCTCTCTAACCTCACCCCTCGCCATTCTCCGCCTCAGTCACTTTGCTCCAGGTTCCCTGGACCCTCCAAACACACTTCTGCCCCTGGACCTTTACACTTGCTGGTTCTTTTGTCTAAAATACTCTTCCTTCAGGTAGGCACATGACTTGCCTCCTCTCTTCCCTGAGCACCCACCTAAATAGCACTCTATATTCTCATATGCTGTCTCATTTTTCTTCATAGTACTGACCACTTCACATATTTCTATATGTCAGCTTGCCTAGCTTCTCTCCTTCCTTGCTCTTTGAGAACAGGGACTTGTTCTGTTCGTTGCTATATTCCCAGTGCCTAAAGGAGcacctggcacattgtaggtgtgcccagccggcatggctcagaggttgagcatcaacctatgaaccaggaggaagtCATGATtcgattttcagtcagggcacatgcctgggttgtgtgctcagtccccagtggggtcatgcaggaggcaaccaatcaatgatgctctctcatcattgatgtttctatctctctccctctcccttcctctttggtcaataaaaatatcctatctaataaagagggaatatgctaattgagccTCACACCTGCGCAAAGATGGCGGCAATCACAGCCAATAagggatatgctaattgccctgctctcaaagatggtggtgcccacagccaataaggagggaatatactaattgactgccccgccctcaaagatggtggcgcccacagccaataaggagagaatatgctaattgactgccactccctcaaagatggtggtgcccacagccacaagatggtggcgcccagtcccctcagcccccgctggagcagcaggtgcacagcaagggggcgtgcctgcctctggagttccccagtctccttagacccccagccacccagggccagcccaaggcacaggcaagcctcagatgtcagctgcccagctgcccaggaccagcCCGAGGAGCatgcaagcctcggatggcagctgcccagctgcccagggccgcccgagcctcaggtaaccaggactggccgaggcttgcgctgccagcagtggtagcagcagaggtgtgatggggcatcatctcccacctctgagggctcccagactgggagaggggacaggggggcaggccaggctgagggaccaccccccccccccccagtgcatgaattttcatgcaccaggcctctagtaaaaaaataaaatacggcataaatacttgtggaatgaatgaatgaatgaatgggtgaacaAATTATCTCCTAAACTAGGCTCTAAGCACCTTAAGGAAAGGCATCCCTGTTTTATCATCTTTGTGTCCCAATGTGAACACTTGTGAACAATGACAGCTTATGTGAATGACTGAAACAATTGTAAGtaactacactaataaaagaaagatgcaaattgaccgtaccttcgggacacccaccagccaatcaggagtgagtatgcaaattaaccgaacaaagatggtgggttaatttgcatacacaggcaccgggcagctgggggcggggccctgcatcgtcgccatggggATGATACAGGTGCCCCAGCCATTCCGGGCCTCTTGGCAGCGTGGGAAGATGGAAAGGCGGCTCTGAGCCGGAGCAAAAGCAGAAAGGCGACTCCAGTCCAGAGCAAAGgtagtgctggcagccaggggaaggaaggcccattcttgcacaaaccttcgtgcatcgggcctctagtcttgtataAGCCAACTTAGCCGGACACAGTTAAATAGGGGTTGGGAACACTGAAAGAGAGCCAAGTCCCTAACCAGGCTGTGACCAAGGAGTGTGTGGTCTGGAGAAAGTCTGTATTGGCCTCCATTGTCTCATTTGTAAAGACAAGGTTTGGCTTAGATTTTGAAAACCCTTTTAGCCTTGACATTCTGTGGTTGTAAGTTTAGGGTAACTGCACAgtcatttggcaaatatttactgaactagGTTCTGGGCACTAATTGAAAACACAAGACCCCAATCTCAGAGCTCCCAGattaaaagagcaaaataaaataggGTCAGCTGGGCTGCAATGGGAGCTGAGTCATGAAGAGGCCTCGAgtggaggctgggaagggcaTCTATCTAAGAAACGGATGTGCAAAGGCAGGAGGCATGGAGACAAGGGATATTTGTAACTAGAACATAACAATTTTACACGAAGAATTGAGACAAATGGCTTTTGGGCGCTGAGAGTGTATCCTGCATCCAACAAAGCTAAAGGTCAGTTCCAGCCAGGAGAACATTTACAACTGGAAAACAGCCAGATCAGGCATGCCCACAAGTTAAACTGTTCAAGTTTAGGAAATGGCACAGCAAGTCCTGTCATTACTTCCTGTGAGATCTGAGTTTTCCCCCCATCAACCTGTGGTGGCTCCCAGGTCACCTCACACCGTTTCTACCTGCCAGCTCCTCACGATTGGCACAAAGACGGACCAATCAATTGCTGCCTGGTGGgatgtttggggtgggggagggggaaaggtctAACCGCGGGTCAGCCTCGGAACACAGCCAAGGCTGTAGCCCCAGGCAGCACCTTTGGGGTTGAAATACCCTTGTTACCAGGCTGGATGCAGGAGAGGCTGAGATTTGCTCTCCCCTCATTGGTCGGCCGAAAAGCACCCCGGGGAACCCTTGTTACTAGAGAAGAGAACGAGAGCCCATTGGTCAGGACACCTCACAATGGTCGGGCAGCTCGCAGGTTCTGCCAATTGGTTCGTTTctgcccggggggtgggggaggaggagggagggctgtcGCCTCGACCGCAGGCGGCAGCTTGGCGCCCTGGAAGGAGCTCAGCCGCGCCGACCCGTTCCCATTGGCTGCTCCGGGGACCACCCTCTTCTGGTGCCGGGAGGTGGGCGGGGCATCCGAGCGCGTGCTGCTGCGGCGCGACCGAGGCCCGCGGAGGGCGGGCGACCCGGTGGAGAGTGTCGCTGCCCGAGCTGAGAGCAAAGGCCCCAGAGCCCGGCGTCTCCGCCGAGAGCAGCCGTTTCTCGGCAGCTCTGCATCCCGGACCTGCTCCAGTAAGTTCGAAGCACCGTGTGGCGTGCGAACCCTTCGGGGCCGACGAAGGGAGCATCCCTGTGTATCTAGTCTGCGTGTCCTTGTCCCTGTCCCCTTAATCGTTTATCCATCACGTGTGTATCGGTTCCTTTATTTGGGCGTTCGGGGTCCATCTGCGGCCCCACTTGTCCaaatccttctttctctctgacgGTGCTGGGAAACACTGTGCCCTGAAGAATTCGGGTGGAGAGGAGGAGCGGTGAAGACGAGAAGGTGAACCCCGGAGGGACGATGTTCTACTATCCCAATGTGCTTCAGCGCCACACGGGCTGCTTCTCCACTATCTGGTAAAAgcggctgggctggggcgggggtgggggggggggggagattgtgggggggggggggcggcagctgGCAGGGGCGCCCTGGGACCCCCACCTGACAGCCCCCTCCATCCCCACTCCCACTCTGTCCAGGTTGGCAGCCACGCGTGGCAGCCGGTTGGTAAAGCGTGAATACCTGAAGGTGaatgtggtgaagacctggtAAGGCCCGGAAAAGAGAGGGGTGACCTGGTATTGGTGTTGGTTAGGGGTGGGCAAGGTTGTGGGGCTGGCTCTTAGGGCAAGCACAGCGGTGACCCGGGCACGTTCTTTCCCCAGCGAGGAAATCCTCCGTTATGTGCTGGTACAAGTGCAACCCTCGCAGCCCGGCCTGCCGCGCCCCCGCTTCTCCCTCTATCTCTCAGCCCAGCTCCAGATTGGGGTGATCCGGGTCTACTCACAGCAATGCCAGTACCTCGTAGGTAAGGCTGGGAAGGCTGCACAAAAGTGGggcagagccctgaccggttgggctcagtggatagagcctcggcctgcggactgaagggtcccaggttcgattccggtcgagggcgtgtaccttggtggcgggcacatacccagtgggggggtgtgtaggaggcagctgatcgatgtttctctctcatcgatgtttctaactctctatccctctcccttcctctctgtaaaaaatcaataatatatatattaaaaattttttttttaaaagtggggcAGAGCTGAGTGGCCCTCAGCTAGGCTGGCCCTCTACcttgccctccctgcccacagaGGACATCCAGCACATCCTGGAGCGCCTGCACCGTGCCCAGCTGCAGATCAGAATAGATATGATGGAGACGGAACTGTGAGTGTGCCCTGGGACTGAGACCACCCAGCAGCCTTTGGTGGGGAACCTCACTGCTTGGCCTCAGCTCATCTCAGCCTCAGTCCTTGATAGCCACATTTTCTCTCAGACCCAGCCTGCTGCTTCCTAACTGCCTGGCCATGATGCAAACCCTGGAAGATGCTCCGGACCCCTTTTTTGGGATGATGTCTGTGGATCCCAGACTTCCCAGCCCCTTCGATATACCTCAGGTGGGGCTCATTCTCCCAGGACACCCTCAGAATGATGAGTTGACAGTACGGAAGGGGAGTGCTATTCCTGGACCAGCCTGACACTGGGGTTAGGGGGAAGGGAGCTGCCACAGCTCTGCCCCACAGGAGACAAGCCTGCTCCCTTACTCGAGACCAACCTAGAGGCAGCTCTTATCCCCACTCATCTCCACGTTGTCCCCACTAATCCAGGCCTTCATTGTCCCTAGGTTTCCCTACCCGTGTCCTTCTCCATTTATTCCTAACACCCCCCGCAACTTAGACagtgttatttccttccttcaaagACATCTTCAGTGATTCCCCACTGCAGACAGAATACTAGCATGTAGGGCTCTGTGCCCTGGTGCAGAGCTAGCCATCCCCAGACATCTCAGCACATTCTCTGGGCATTTTTGTCTCCCCACACACCAGTCTGGCCCCTGGTCCCAAAGATGCCACATTCAGTTCTTTGCTTAAGTCGATAATGGTTACCCCTGTTCTTTACTAGTCAAATCCTACATATTCTTGTAGATCTCACTCAGATGCTACCCTTTTCCATGAAGCTTCTATCCCACTCCCAGCCAGAACCAAATGTTCGGGAACTCAGCCTTGTTTTATCCTTTGTGTTGACCCTTGCTAGGGTCATATACAAACTTGTCttccctctagaccagtggttctcaacctttctaatgccgcggccctttaatacagttcctcatgttgtggtgacccccaaccataaaattatttttcgttgctacttcataactgtaattttgctactgttatgaatcgtaatgtaaatatctgtgttttccgatggtcttaggctctacagcagtggttctcaacctgtgggtctcgacccacaggttgagaaccgctagcagggtcgccttaCAGGGAACTGTactgaagggtcgcggcattagaaaggttgagaaccactgctctagaccatgTGCTCCTTAAGATCAAGaacccttttttttccttctgtccccCACAACTTGATATAAGGGTGCAGTGCTTCTAGCACAGATTAATTGACGAAGACTAAATAACTGGTGGGGGGAACGGGGATCATGTGGGCAGGAACGGGAGGAAAGGAGACCAGATGGCGAGTGGGTTCACTGCATGTGAATATAAGAATTAGGCATTAAAAGGTATTACTGACCACTGTGTGAATAAGATTGTGACACTGGGAAACGGGGTTGAAGCTGACCCCTATATTTTGTCTCCAATCCCTCTCCAAAGATTCGACACCTTTTGGAGGCTGTGACCCCAGAGAGAGTACCTGAGGAGACCCCTCCTGAAGTCCCTATAGAGCCTGGGAAGCCAGGTAAGCAGAGAAGGACTTCTTTCTGGTGAGAGGCATAGAAGCTCTAACAGCTTAAGAAATAACCatctttgccctaaccggtttggctcagtggatagagtgtcagcctgtggactgaagggtcccaggttcgattccggtcaagggcatgtaccttggttgcgagcacatccccagtagggggtgtgcaggaggcagctgatcgatgtttctctctcatcgatgtttctaactctctatccttctcccttcccctctgtaaaaaatcaataaaatatatttttttaaaaagaaagaaaaagaaataaccatCTTTGAGCTTCTCTTAAGaaccaggccctggccctggccggtggctcagttggttagagcatggttctatacatcaaaaggttgtggattctatccctggttggggcacgtacaggaggaagccgatcgagtttctctctctcatttcctctccctgccttcctctccctcccaacccccataacaataaaacatatccttgggtgaggattaaaaatacatttttttaaaaagctggccagtgtggctcatggttgagcactgacctatgaactaggaggtcatggttcaattcccagtcagggaacatgcctggattgcaggctcaatcaccagtggagggtgtgcaggaggtagcagatcgatgattctcatcattgatgtttttatctctgagGCCAGGACCTGACCTGGAAGTAGCTCTGCTGCTTCTTCcaccctgaaatcaatttttaaaatatatatttttaaaaagagccagtTCTATGAGATCAGaattcttatccccattttacagatgagaaaagcgAAGCCCATAGTGGTTAAGTAACGTATCCAAGGTCATATGGCCGGTGGCTAGCCTGGGTCTGACTGGAACTCAGGTTGACTTCACTCCCGAGCCCATGCTTTTGCCTCACGTGGGTGTCGGAACTTGGAAAGAAGCAGAGTGGCTGGTGTGACTTCTCTGCCCCTTCAGACAGGACGCTGGTCACTGTGCTGTCTCCGGAAGCCATCACCCTCCAGGAAGCAGAGCCCATACGCATGCTACAGATCGATGTGAGTTGTCCCCAGGCATACAGAgcctgaggcctgaggcctgcTTCTGAGCTCAGCCCTCCTTGTATCTACTGCTCTCTGCCCAGAGTGCTGCCTTCTCTGTCTCcatttcccctctccctgcccctggcacTTGAGTGCCCATTGGGCTACCTCGACCCTGCCCTGTGGCATGCTTCTTAGACTCGCTCTCCTGGATCCACTTCCTTTTTTCAGAAATGGAATTGAGTTCCCTCTCCTTGTTCCTCCTCTCACAACAGGGTGAACGAGACCTCCCAGAGGTTAGCCGTCGAGACTTGGACCTGCTCATTGCTGAGGAAGATGAAGCTATCTTGTTGGAGGAACAaggcaggcctggccagcagtgtGGGACGGGCCTGGTGCTGGACAGTCAGGCCCTGGGCATGGGCAAGCTGGGCTTGGGCAGTGCCATCTCATCCCTTCTGTGCTCTgagccctgcttctctctctccctgcagtGTCCAAGGAGGAACCTCGAGCCCCAGAAGTGGAAACTACAGTTCCCCCACTCTCACCTCTAGCTCTTCCACAGTAAGGGCAGGAACCCCTGAGCCAAGTAAGGGGTCAGTGCTGGGAGGAGTGTTCTCATCGCTCTTGTCCATTTTTCCATCAGGGTGGAAGAGGCAGCAGAGCCACTTCCAGGCCAGGTCCTGGCCCCAGAGGAGGTGAAGCCagcagtctgggagcctgagGCCCTGCTTGCTGGTGAGTAGCCATCATGCCTGGATCCTTCCTGGGGCACCTGCACAGCTGTTGCAGACAGGGGCCCTGTATTCCCACTTGCTAAAGGCAGGGCCCTCTAGCTTCTTGCCTGGGTGGCTGTGGGCATGGGGCAGAGGGcatggggcagagccaggacctaGCATGTTGTTGCAGAGGTGACGCCCCCGCCACCGCAGGagctgcctctcccagccccactcaGCCCAGAGGTGAGTAGTAGTCCTAAGCCTTCTCTTCACCCTCCTCACCCAGAGCTGCTCACCCATAATCAGCTTCCCCAAGCCCCAGGCTACGCTAGCCTACAAAAGCCTTtgtgcagccctagccggtttggctcagtggatagtgtgtcagcctggggactgaagggtcccgggttcgattcaggtcaagggcacatgccctggttgcaggctcaatccccagtagagggtatgtaggaggcagcctatcaatgattcttatcattcatgtttctatctctctctctctctgaaatcaataaaaatatattttttaaaaagcctttgtgCAAATGAGTAAAAGGTGGCCCTACCTATACCACAATTCCACCAGCTGAAGGGGAGGAGCTGCACATGCTCCTGGAGTGCCCACCCCAGTCCTTTCCTAGGGTGCCTTGGGGGCCCGTTTGCAGTTCCACCAGGATGTCAAAAAAAAGGAGTAATCAGTAGCtttgcccccacctcccttccccactctgcAGAGgaggcccccagcctccccacctcctcgcCGCCGCCGCAGTCGCCGCCGCCAGTTATTGTTCTGGGACAAGGAGACTCAGATCTCCAGGGAGAATTTCCAGAAACAACTGCAAACCAGAGCTCACTGCTGGGAGTGTGTGAGTGCAGCCCAGATTTTGCAggggatggaggcagggagggcctggggTAGGTACAGGCTGGGCCTTGTAAACTCCTGGAGAGGCATTGGGAATACCCCCTTAAATGCATGCATTGGGGTCTGCACATAATACAACTCCCCATACTCCTTTAGTGACCCTGCCCAGCATATCTGTCAGCACCAGTTAAAAATCCTACTTTTAGCAATGAGCACAGCAGGCAGGGGCATGAGCCTGAAGTTGGAAGGCCAGAGCACTGGCACAAGGCATTGCAGAAGTAGAGAAGGGGCAGTGTGGAGTGACTCACTCTTAACTGGGCTCTGACCTTCCCTATCACGCAGCCAATGGTGCAGCCCCCTGAGAGGACCATCAGAAGCCCCACAGAGCTGTTTCAGACTCCAACTTACTGTAAGAGTGATGGGAGTTGGCATGTGGGATCCTCGTTCTTGGTGTTCCTCATGTCTCAaaccctgtccctgctgccaccTTGTCCCTACCCAGCTGGCTGGCTACCCCCAGAACTGCTGGCTTTCTGGACCCGCTGTGCCCAGCCACCCCCAAAAGCACTCAGACGAACGCTGCCCCTGGAGCCTGAAGAGGCTGCTGAGAGGGAGGCAGCAgctgaggaggaaaggagaaaaacagaaacccTGAGTGATATCGAGGTACCTGCGCCCTCACTCCTTCCTGAAGGACCTGCTTTGCTTAAGCTCCAGCAGGCTGCCTTCTGCCCATCCGAGCTAACGGCATTGGGCTCGGTGTGGTCCCAGAGCCAAGGACGTTCCTGGGCAGGGACTGTTCCACTTCTGCCCCAAGTGCTTCTGCGATGTTTGGGGTCTTAATTCTTTCTTTTACCCACAGGTcctgagggaggcccaggagcccAGTGGGCCCCTTATGCTGTCTTCAGGTAAGCACCTGAAGAAGGGGCGGTGAAGACCACCACCCTAACCACTGTCCCAGGAAACTGGTATCCCAACTGCTGACAGTTTTTGTCAGAGGGAGTATTTAACATA from Eptesicus fuscus isolate TK198812 chromosome 5, DD_ASM_mEF_20220401, whole genome shotgun sequence harbors:
- the REC8 gene encoding meiotic recombination protein REC8 homolog isoform X2 — translated: MFYYPNVLQRHTGCFSTIWLAATRGSRLVKREYLKVNVVKTCEEILRYVLVQVQPSQPGLPRPRFSLYLSAQLQIGVIRVYSQQCQYLVEDIQHILERLHRAQLQIRIDMMETELPSLLLPNCLAMMQTLEDAPDPFFGMMSVDPRLPSPFDIPQIRHLLEAVTPERVPEETPPEVPIEPGKPDRTLVTVLSPEAITLQEAEPIRMLQIDGERDLPEVSRRDLDLLIAEEDEAILLEEQVSKEEPRAPEVETTVPPLSPLALPQVEEAAEPLPGQVLAPEEVKPAVWEPEALLAEVTPPPPQELPLPAPLSPERRPPASPPPRRRRSRRRQLLFWDKETQISRENFQKQLQTRAHCWECPMVQPPERTIRSPTELFQTPTYSGWLPPELLAFWTRCAQPPPKALRRTLPLEPEEAAEREAAAEEERRKTETLSDIEVLREAQEPSGPLMLSSELSIEAAEEEKSHVSLIPPEERWAWAEAEQPEPPVLPVVPELPEVPMEMPLELPPEAELLSREDVYRAVALELQANRKPDFSSLVSPLSPRRMAARVFYLLLVLAAQQIFRMEQEKPYGRLLIQPGPRFHCG
- the REC8 gene encoding meiotic recombination protein REC8 homolog isoform X1, encoding MFYYPNVLQRHTGCFSTIWLAATRGSRLVKREYLKVNVVKTCEEILRYVLVQVQPSQPGLPRPRFSLYLSAQLQIGVIRVYSQQCQYLVEDIQHILERLHRAQLQIRIDMMETELPSLLLPNCLAMMQTLEDAPDPFFGMMSVDPRLPSPFDIPQIRHLLEAVTPERVPEETPPEVPIEPGKPDRTLVTVLSPEAITLQEAEPIRMLQIDGERDLPEVSRRDLDLLIAEEDEAILLEEQVSKEEPRAPEVETTVPPLSPLALPQVEEAAEPLPGQVLAPEEVKPAVWEPEALLAEVTPPPPQELPLPAPLSPERRPPASPPPRRRRSRRRQLLFWDKETQISRENFQKQLQTRAHCWECPMVQPPERTIRSPTELFQTPTYCKSDGSWHVGSSFLVFLMSQTLSLLPPCPYPAGWLPPELLAFWTRCAQPPPKALRRTLPLEPEEAAEREAAAEEERRKTETLSDIEVLREAQEPSGPLMLSSELSIEAAEEEKSHVSLIPPEERWAWAEAEQPEPPVLPVVPELPEVPMEMPLELPPEAELLSREDVYRAVALELQANRKPDFSSLVSPLSPRRMAARVFYLLLVLAAQQIFRMEQEKPYGRLLIQPGPRFHCG